In one Nicotiana sylvestris chromosome 8, ASM39365v2, whole genome shotgun sequence genomic region, the following are encoded:
- the LOC104240562 gene encoding poly [ADP-ribose] polymerase 2, with product MATITKIKVDELRKQLSSRGLDTTGNKPILVSRLEEAIEQEENKKQLTADRKRSRDDDCDSNGKKMKTLTVEEEYKKMSVKELRELATSRGISTTGSKKELVERLCAASDSQNDMSKDNVGDGDEGEKEKLVTATKKGAAVLDQYLPNDIKARYHVLQQGNEIYDATLNQTNVGNNNNKFYIIQVLENDNGGNFLVYTRWGRVGAKGGTKINGPYTSADAATSEFESKFYDKTKNYWSNRKDFVCQPKQYTWLEMDYDETGKESSVQELSNSIPKSQPRETKLEARIAKFISLICNVNMMRQQMMEIGYNANKLPLGKLSKTTILKGYDVLKRISDVIGQSNRKLLEDLTSEFYTVIPHDFGFKKMREFIIDTPQKLKRKIEMVEALAEIEVATKLLQDNTEIQEDPLYYQYEQLRCKLIPVEVGTQEYVMIENYMKNTHAKTHSGYTVDIVQIFRASRGDETERFQKFSNTSNRMLLWHGSRLTNWAGILSQGLRIAPPEAPSTGYMFGKGVYFADMFSKSANYCYASSTARDGVLLLCEVALGEMNELLSSNYNADKLPSGKLSTKGVGATAPDFSKAHLLEDGVVVPLGKPKEQPDHKGHLLYNEYIVYNAEQIRMRYIIQVEFNYGR from the exons ATGGCCACCATCACCAAGATTAAAGTGGATGAACTCCGTAAGCAACTTTCGAGTCGCGGTCTTGACACCACTGGAAACAAACCCATCTTG GTAAGTAGGTTAGAGGAGGCTATTGAGCAGGAGGAAAACAAGAAACAATTAACCGCTGATAGAAAAAGATCGAGGGATGATGATTGTGACTCAAATGGGAAGAAGATGAAGACTCTGACTGTGGAGGAGGAGTATAAGAAGATGAGTGTTAAGGAGTTAAGGGAGTTAGCCACTTCTCGTGGGATTTCCACTACTGGGTCAAAGAAAGAACTTGTTGAGAGGCTTTGTGCTGCTTCTGATTCACAGAATGACATGTCAAAAGATAATGTTGGAG ATGGGGATGAAGGTGAGAAAGAGAAATTGGTCACGGCAACAAAGAAGGGTGCAGCTGTTTTGGATCAGTACCTGCCAAATGACATCAAGGCACGTTACCATGTCCTGCAACAA GGCAATGAGATTTATGATGCCACATTGAACCAAACAAATGTtggcaacaacaataacaagttCTATATCATTCAAGTTCTAG AGAATGATAATGGTGGGAACTTCCTAGTGTATACTAGATGGGGCAGAGTTGGTGCAAAGGGTGGAACAAAAATCAATGGTCCCTATACCTCCGCAGATGCTGCCACCTCTGAGTTTGAGAGCAAGTTCTATGACAAGACCAAGAACTATTGGTCTAACCGGAAAGATTTTGTTTGTCAACCAAAGCAATATACTTGGTTGGAAATGGACTATGATGAAACTGGGAAAGAGTCATCT GTCCAAGAACTGTCCAACTCAATACCAAAAAGTCAACCTCGTGAGACTAAGCTAGAGGCCCGGATTGCAAAGTTCATATCTCTTATTTGCAATGTCAATATGATGAGGCAGCAAATGATGGAAATAG GGTACAATGCTAACAAGTTGCCACTTGGTAAATTAAGCAAAACAACTATTTTGAAG GGCTATgatgtcttgaaaaggatttctGATGTAATTGGCCAGTCCAACAGAAAACTGCTTGAAGATTTGACCAG TGAATTCTATACAGTCATTCCTCATGATTTTGGCTTCAAGAAGATGC GTGAGTTTATCATCGACACCCCTCAGAAGTTAAAACGCAAAATTGAAATG GTCGAAGCTCTTGCTGAAATTGAAGTCGCAACTAAGTTATTGCAAGATAACACAGAGATACAG GAGGATCCTTTGTATTATCAATATGAACAACTTCGTTGCAAACTTATTCCAGTTGAAGTTGGTACCCAGGAATATGTCATG ATTGAGAATTACATGAAGAATACTCATGCAAAAACACATTCTGGTTATACTGTCGATATTGTTCAAATATTTAGGGCATCAAGAGGTGATGAAACTGAAAGATTCCAGAAG TTCTCGAATACAAGTAATAGGATGCTTTTATGGCATGGTTCTCGGCTGACAAACTGGGCTGGCATTCTTTCACAGG GTTTACGAATTGCTCCTCCAGAGGCACCTTCGACAGGGTATATGTTTGGTAAAGGTGTTTATTTTGCTGATATGTTCTCCAAAAGTGCAAATTATTGCTATGCATCCTCTACTGCTAGGGATGGTGTGCTTCTGTTATGTGAG GTTGCTCTTGGTGAAATGAATGAGCTTCTGTCATCAAACTACAATGCTGATAAGTTGCCTTCGGGAAAGCTAAG CACCAAAGGAGTCGGTGCTACTGCTCCAGATTTTTCAAAAGCTCATCTACTTGAAGATGGTGTCGTCGTTCCTTTGGGAAAGCCAAAGGAGCAACCAGACCACAAG GGACATTTGTTGTATAACGAGTACATAGTTTACAACGCGGAGCAAATAAGGATGCGCTACATTATCCAGGTTGAGTTCAATTATGGGAGATAA
- the LOC104240561 gene encoding late embryogenis abundant protein 2-like — protein sequence MARSLSNSKLYSTFVTDRLSLGVTRKGYAVAEVAGGRGGVAQSNMMIMMKKGGEESAPWVPDPVTGYYRPENQANQIDAVELRRMLLNNSTRGH from the exons ATGGCTCGCTCTTTGTCCAACTCTAAGCTCTATTCTACCTTTGTTACTGACAGACTCTCTCTTGGTGTAACCAG GAAGGGATATGCAGTGGCAGAGGTGGCCGGCGGAAGAGGAGGAGTTGCGCAAAGCAACATGATGATAATGATGAAGAAAGGAGGGGAAGAATCAGCTCCATGGGTGCCTGACCCCGTAACTGGTTATTACAGACCGGAAAATCAAGCTAATCAGATTGACGCCGTTGAGCTACGGCGAATGCTTTTGAACAACAGCACTAGAGGACactaa